The following nucleotide sequence is from Magnetococcus sp. PR-3.
AGGGACACACCCAGCAGACCAAGACCTACAACCAACATACCGGTGATGGCACCACCCTTAAAAGCCACCTGCAACGCTTGATCCAGTCCCTTACGGGCTTCCTCAGCGGTACGTACGTTGGCTTTAACAGAGATGCTCATACCAAAGAAACCGGCTAAGCCAGAGAGGATCGCACCAATGGCAAAACCAATGGCAGTCATCCAATCCAAGGTTACAGCAATACCGGCAAACAGCGCCAAGCCCACATAGGCAATGGTCTCATACTGGCGTCGCATATACGCTTGTGCACCTTCTTCAATAGCACCCGCGATTTCCTGCATTTTTTCGTTACCAGCAGAAAGGCCCAAAATCCAAGCCCGCTTCTGCCAAGCCCAGTAGATTGCAGCCGCCCCGGCCACAATCGAAAGAACCAAGGCCATTGAACTAAAATTACCCATCTATTTCCTCCTCCAAGTACTGAACAAGATCGTTTTCTGGCAAATGGACACGCTGCCAGTATGATTGATTGCAACCAACTCATCTGCTCGTTACCTAACCAGTAACAACTGGCTGGATCAGCTTTACATGCTGATAGTGGCAGACTTCACCACGGCTAACCCAGAAAGCCGTGAATCCTCAACCTGCAAAGTGGTTATCGGACAACACCACCCAAAAAAGAGGCCCATCCATGATCAGGTGAGCCTACTTTATTGACTTAACCAAGAATCGCGCAAAGGTCATCCAGAACCTTCGCCATATCCTGCATACCATCAACACCTTTGACCAAACCTTTGGCGCCATAATAATCAATAAGCGGCGCAGTTTGCTCATGGTAAACACTCAGACGATTGCGAACTGTTTCCGCATTGTCATCGGCACGACGCTTCAACGTACCTGAGCACTTATCACACACATCAGCTTTAGCAGGTGGTTTGAACTCATCGTGATACCCCTCACCACAATCACCACAGGTACTACGGCCTGTAATACGATTGACCAGGGGCTCATCTTCGACCTTAATATCGATCACAAAGTCGAGGTTCTGAGTACGTGTTGAGAGCATTGCATCCAGACCTTCAGCCTGGGCAACGGTCCGAGGGAAACCGTCCAATAGATAGCCTTTGTCACAGTCGGCTTCTGCAGTACGGTCTTTGATGATACCGAGTACGATCTCATCGGTTACCAAAGAACCACTTTCCATGGCTGCTTTGGCTTTCAGCCCGACCTCACTCCCCGCAGCGACTGCAGCACGCAGCATATCGCCAGTCGAGAGTTGAGGGATGCCATATTTTTCGGAAATCTTACGCGCCTGTGTGCCTTTACCAGCCCCTGGGGGGCCCATCAGTACAACCTTCATATAAGGTATCTCCGCTCAAAAAACTTCGAAAAAAACCGCACCCCTAGGACGATGCACCACGTTTGCTCGGCCAATGGCGGTTTACCCTCTCCAACAGGTCTCGATCCACCTCAGCAGGTGGTTCTTTGATCCCTGCCATCCAATCCAACAAATCTGCATCGGGATACACTAACAGATTCAAAAACGCTTCGCATAGAGTTTCATCAAGTTTATTTAATTCGGCATCTAAAAAACGTTGGAAAAGAAGTTCAGCCTCAAACATAGAACGGCGCGTGACCTCAAAGGCCACGCGCCGTTTCAAAACTTCAAGC
It contains:
- a CDS encoding adenylate kinase yields the protein MKVVLMGPPGAGKGTQARKISEKYGIPQLSTGDMLRAAVAAGSEVGLKAKAAMESGSLVTDEIVLGIIKDRTAEADCDKGYLLDGFPRTVAQAEGLDAMLSTRTQNLDFVIDIKVEDEPLVNRITGRSTCGDCGEGYHDEFKPPAKADVCDKCSGTLKRRADDNAETVRNRLSVYHEQTAPLIDYYGAKGLVKGVDGMQDMAKVLDDLCAILG
- a CDS encoding succinate dehydrogenase assembly factor 2, translating into MQGDASKNDQLEVLKRRVAFEVTRRSMFEAELLFQRFLDAELNKLDETLCEAFLNLLVYPDADLLDWMAGIKEPPAEVDRDLLERVNRHWPSKRGASS